A region of Antedon mediterranea chromosome 8, ecAntMedi1.1, whole genome shotgun sequence DNA encodes the following proteins:
- the LOC140057589 gene encoding NFX1-type zinc finger-containing protein 1-like translates to MADANQSRQHRYRGRRQRRGGGRGGERRSASHGNPAYRSTERPVSQHDSYGGGGHRRDVDDQTGEQIGRRNSDNQGHDSFGGRAHSRNRSLNRQDPNQNYQGARPKREIRPTGYRRLEDYIHLDFFKVVYMPTTNCNLKKKCYRRLEELLSKEKEEILMQVLATGFGFQKLLNEDNINRDMCALILRAIVSACECTTSRASLNSFLGKLQKSIFIKNIMMHHVMSLKNERNHRITYEVEIQDIITVIWTLVEKLPSSTHELKASLLLLQPTIDELVGEGLISECCLERYKELNEYFHAVENTQGENEKSVRRKKVNVDEETPPPDDFRAISIFPTLYDLTADHRPYLRRNKLDGSYDNVDHYLDVQFRLLREDLVRPLREGIREYLQHKDDKHRRITDIRVYNDVTIEYPVCSHDCILYRVRFDVSRLKGVRWQSTKRLIYGSLVCLSPDDFQTVCFATVANREVKDLENGFLEIKFENDVDFGLNERHYTMVETSSFFEAYRHVLHSLQEITETSMPMRSYIIKARHEVDAPSYLRHNRNMTYDLSPLVDGTTKLLVRIAGNSWPTATALQLDDSQFDAVRTALTKEFAVIQGPPGTGKTYIGLKIVHALLHNSECWTIDAARARVKHSPIFVVCFTNHALDQFLEGIHSFQPTGIVRVGGRSNSETLKSFNLTQLRQKARERKELPISILNRKRDILRDMHALRDVMNLAEERIKVTTTGVIGEIYLETWMSDDHYELLTQFEVNSDNAVVAWLGLAGNNIASDIVFDDIQNIVHDPDEEQTEEENEEMDFAEEADLLTEQRLVDIDDVKGEKVNVKEIDRIKNTVRRQLAYDPLKQFADEDGFQLAGDKKTRSQYLKKRLHSSDKMTEIEAARVGNIWNLELNDRWGLYRFWISKYCNYERQTLFQNQANYDALGKELQEVRLEEDLRLMRDAKVIGMTTTGAARCRNMLQRIQAKIVIVEEAAEVLEAHIVSSLTEGCEHLILIGDHQQLRPNPAVYNLAKQFNLEISLFERMVKNGMDCQRLDIQHRMRPEISSIMKNYFYKGLLDAPNVLQYGNIKGVSSNMFFIEHNQFETAVNDTLSKSNIFEAEFLVNFCKYLIQQGYEPSEITILTTYTGQLFQFKKIMKSKFFKGVRVCAVDNYQGEENEIILLSLVRSNAAGKIGFLKEKTRMCVALSRAKKGLFCIGNMKLLATQDENWNKIVKELRQKKMLGPTIRLCCQNHTNTSVEICELSDFTKCPEGGCNVPCISRLKCGHVCKLPCHPYDPEHKEVICREACVRVTCPMGHPCRLKCFQKCEKECKVSVTKCLPCGHNQKVPCFKDVSTVACSSACPKTLECGHACKERCSQPCTSRCQQIVSKLWPCGHNGEYKCYVDDPLKCSHPCGFSLKCDHTCEGKCGDCKNGRLHQQCRSKCGRTLVCGHECLEPCTRNCPPCSKPCENRCVHSKCPRKCGDECTPCTMPCEWKCEHQTCTRQCGQLCNRDRCNEPCKKLIKCGHACVGLCGEPCPKKCRKCDTEELTAILFGNEEDPDVRFIELEDCGHVIESEGLDFWMDKKDEQQNDVQPKLCPACRTPIRRNLRYGNIIKQLQWDVECVKAKINGDKHQIDLDKEMLEIKISRVSDAESRRYLSIELKTLKTPDHVTDMKNKVQFLLELEKITKAGNGKICSGYVKFETKIKKELETCKQWILKPRNRFSEQLLEDISLELQRIKYFMELYVLKSILHTSKISKDELLDYLSTVKKRVAGVKPLIEGDIKTIHFCLKKIREKCGSIPGISDDERVQIVKAMGLSKGHWFKCPKGHVYAIGDCGGATTEGKCPECGSNIGGTNYQLREGNILAREMDGASYAAWSEQTNLANYGFNDIF, encoded by the exons ATGGCTGATGCCAATCAGTCCCGACAACATCGATACCGTGGTCGACGTCAACGTCGTGGTGGTGGTCGAGGAGGTGAACGTAGAAGTGCGTCACATGGAAACCCTGCGTATAGATCGACAGAAAG ACCTGTAAGTCAACATGACAGTTACGGTGGTGGTGGTCATAGAAGAGACGTAGACGACCAAACTGGCGAACAGATAGGCCGTAGAAATAGTGACAATCAAGGCCATGATAGTTTTGGAGGGCGTGCACATAGTCGAAATAGATCACTAAATCGACAAGATCCAAATCAAAACTATCAAGGAGCACGACCTAAGAGAGAAATAAGACCAACAG gGTATAGACGACTAGAAGACTACATTCATTTGGATTTTTTTAAGGTTGTCTATATGCCTACTACAAATTGTAATCTCAAAAagaaat gtTATAGACGACTAGAAGAACTACTGagtaaagaaaaagaagaaatactTATGCAGGTTCTAGCGACCGGTTTTGGCTTCCAGAAGCTTCTAAATGAGGATAACATTAATAGAGATATGTGCGCCTTAATTTTACGCGCCATTGTTAGTGCGTGCGAGTGTACAACTTCTAGAGCCTCGTTGAATTCATTTTTAGGTAAACTTCAGaaatctatttttattaaaaatattatgatGCACCATGTTATGTCACTAAAGAATGAAAGGAATCATAGGATAACATATGAGGTAGAAATACAAGATATTATTACCGTAATTTGGACACTGGTTGAAAAACTGCCAAGTTCTACACATGAGCTTAAAGCTTCATTACTGTTGCTGCAGCCAACCATTGATGAATTAGTTGGAGAAGGATTAATTAGTGAGTGCTGTTTAGAACGTTACAAAGAATTGAATGAATATTTTCATGCTGTTGAAAATACTCAAGGAGAAAATGAAAAGAGTGTACGCAGAAAAAAGGTCAATGTGGATGAAGAAACCCCTCCACCAGACGACTTTCGGGCAATATCAATATTTCCTACACTATATGATCTAACAGCAGACCACAGACCTTATTTGCGACGCAATAAACTTGACGGTAGTTACGATAACGTGGATCATTATCTAGATGTCCAGTTCCGATTACTTCGAGAGGACTTGGTGAGACCACTTCGAGAAGGCATCAGAGAATACTTACAGCACAAAGACGACAAACATAGAAGAATAACTGACATACGAGTGTATAATGACGTAACTATCGAGTATCCAGTGTGTTCACATGACTGTATTTTATACCGAGTACGCTTTGATGTGTCACGCTTAAAGGGAGTTCGCTGGCAATCCACAAAGCGCTTGATTTATGGGTCACTTGTATGCCTGTCTCCAGACGATTTCCAGACAGTTTGTTTCGCTACTGTGGCAAATAGAGAAGTAAAGGATCTTGAAAATGGTTTCTTAGAAATCAAATTTGAAAACGACGTTGACTTTGGCTTAAACGAACGTCATTATACCATGGTTGAAACATCTTCCTTCTTCGAAGCTTACAGACACGTACTACACAGTTTGCAGGAAATTACAGAAACAAGCATGCCGATGAGAAGCTACATAATTAAAGCCCGTCACGAAGTCGATGCCCCATCGTATCTACGTCACAACAGAAATATGACATATGACCTATCACCGTTGGTTGATGGTACTACAAAACTTCTTGTAAGAATAGCTGGTAATTCTTGGCCAACAGCCACGGCTCTTCAACTCGATGACTCGCAATTTGACGCTGTTAGGACAGCGTTGACGAAAGAGTTTGCAGTCATCCAAGGTCCACCTGGAACTGGTAAAACCTACATAGGGTTAAAGATTGTACATGCATTGCTTCATAACAGTGAATGTTGGACGATTGACGCTGCTCGTGCTAGAGTAAAACACAGCCCTATATTCGTAGTCTGCTTCACAAACCATGCGCTTGATCAATTTCTTGAAGGCATACACTCATTTCAACCAACGGGTATAGTACGGGTTGGTGGAAGAAGTAATAGTGAAACTTTGAAAAGCTTCAATCTAACTCAGCTTCGACAAAAAGCAAGAGAGCGAAAAGAATTACCCATATCCATACTTAATAGAAAAAGAGATATTCTTCGAGATATGCATGCATTACGAGATGTTATGAATCTAGCAGAGGAAAGAATAAAAGTGACAACAACTGGTGTTATCGGTGAAATCTACCTAGAAACATGGATGTCAGATGATCATTACGAATTATTGACGCAGTTTGAAGTAAACAGTGACAATGCAGTGGTGGCTTGGTTAGGATTAGCAGGGAATAATATAGCTTCCGACATAGTATTTGATGACATTCAAAACATTGTACACGACCCGGACGAAGAACAAACAGAAGAAGAAAACGAAGAAATGGATTTTGCAGAAGAGGCTGATTTGCTAACCGAACAGAGACTCGTTGATATCGATGATGTTAAAGGTGAAAAAGTAAATGTGAAGGAAATTGATAGAATAAAGAATACTGTTAGACGTCAACTTGCGTACGACCCACTGAAACAGTTTGCAGATGAAGATGGTTTTCAATTAGCTGGAGATAAAAAGACGAGATCACAATACCTAAAAAAACGACTGCATAGTTCTGACAAAATGACAGAGATTGAAGCTGCTAGAGTTGGAAACATATGGAATCTCGAACTGAACGATCGTTGGGGTCTATACCGATTTTGGATATCGAAATACTGTAACTACGAACGTCAGaccctatttcaaaatcaagCCAATTATGATGCGTTAGGAAAAGAACTTCAAGAAGTCAGATTAGAGGAGGATCTTCGTTTGATGCGAGATGCTAAGGTAATTGGTATGACCACTACCGGAGCGGCACGATGTAGAAATATGCTTCAACGTATTCAGGCAAAGATCGTAATTGTAGAAGAGGCCGCAGAAGTGCTAGAAGCTCATATAGTGTCAAGTCTTACTGAAGGGTGTGAACACCTCATATTGATTGGAGATCACCAGCAACTGAGACCTAATCCGGCGGTGTATAATCTTGCCAAACAGTTCAATTTAGAGATCTCTCTTTTCGAAAGGATGGTAAAGAACGGCATGGATTGTCAGAGGTTGGATATTCAACATAGAATGAGACCAGAAATATCATCAATTATGAAGAATTACTTTTACAAAGGCCTTCTAGATGCCCCAAATGTCCTTCAGTATGGTAATATTAAAGGCGTGTCAAGTAATATGTTCTTTATTGAACATAATCAGTTCGAAACTGCAGTCAACGATACTCTTagtaaatcaaatatttttgaaGCTGAGTTCTTGGTAAATTTTTGTAAATACCTTATTCAACAAGGCTATGAACCATCAGAGATTACAATCCTTACAACCTACACGGGTCAACTCTTTCAGTTCAAGAAAATAATGAAGTCAAAGTTTTTCAAAGGCGTTCGCGTCTGCGCCGTTGATAACTATCAAGGCGAAGAAAATGAGATCATTCTTCTTTCACTTGTAAGAAGCAATGCGGCTGGTAAAATTGGCTTTCTTAAAGAAAAGACTAGGATGTGTGTAGCATTATCGAGAGCAAAGAAAGGATTGTTTTGCATCGGAAATATGAAACTTCTTGCTACCCAAGACGAAAACTGGAACAAGATTGTCAAAGAACTTcgacaaaaaaaaatgcttgGACCAACTATTCGATTGTGTTGTCAAAACCACACAAACACAAGCGTAGAAATATGTGAACTAAGTGACTTCACTAAATGCCCAGAAGGAGGTTGCAACGTACCTTGTATTAGCAGACTTAAATGCGGACACGTCTGTAAGCTGCCATGCCACCCATATGACCCCGAACACAAAGAAGTTATTTGCCGTGAGGCCTGTGTCAGAGTCACATGCCCTATGGGACATCCTTGTAGACTTAAATGTTTCCAGAAGTGTGAGAAGGAATGCAAAGTTTCAGTGACAAAATGTTTGCCTTGTGGGCACAATCAGAAGGTACCCTGTTTCAAGGATGTGTCTACAGTCGCTTGTTCGTCAGCTTGTCCAAAGACATTAGAGTGTGGACATGCCTGTAAAGAAAGATGCAGCCAGCCATGTACAAGTAGGTGTCAACAGATTGTCAGTAAACTATGGCCTTGTGGGCATAATGGCGAATACAAATGCTATGTAGATGATCCGTTAAAATGCTCTCACCCATGTGGATTCTCTTTGAAATGTGACCATACTTGTGAAGGAAAATGTGGAGATTGTAAAAATGGTCGTCTTCATCAACAATGTCGGTCAAAATGTGGCAGGACTTTGGTATGTGGACACGAATGTCTTGAACCATGCACACGCAATTGTCCACCGTGTAGTAAACCATGTGAAAACCGATGCGTCCATAGCAAATGTCCTAGGAAATGTGGAGATGAATGTACACCTTGTACAATGCCATGTGAATGGAAATGCGAACATCAAACTTGTACCAGACAATGTGGGCAACTCTGCAATCGAGATAGATGCAATGAACCATGTAAGAAGCTTATAAAGTGTGGTCATGCATGTGTTGGTCTTTGCGGTGAACCGTGTCCTAAGAAATGTCGGAAATGCGATACAGAGGAGTTGACCGCTATACTGTTTGGTAACGAGGAAGATCCTGATGTCAGATTTATTGAGTTGGAAGACTGTGGTCACGTTATAGAATCAGAAGGACTGGACTTTTGGATGGATAAAAAAGACGAACAACAAAACGATGTTCAGCCAAAACTTTGTCCAGCGTGTAGAACACCAATTAGAAGGAACCTGCGGTACGGCAATatcataaaacaattacaatggGATGTGGAATGTGTAAAGGCAAAAATTAATGGAGATAAACATCAAATAGATTTGGATAAAGAAATGCTGGAAATTAAAATTTCAAGAGTTTCTGATGCAGAGTCGCGTAGATATCTTAGTATTGAACTCAAAACATTGAAGACACCGGATCACGTTACTGATATGAAGAACAAAGTACAGTTTCTCTTGGAGTTAGAAAAGATTACAAAAGCAGGTAATGGCAAAATTTGTTCAGGATATGTAAAATTTGAGACAAAGATAAAGAAAGAACTTGAAACCTGCAAACAATGGATCCTTAAACCAAGAAATCGGTTTAGTGAACAACTTCTGGAAGATATATCACTAGAGCTTCAGCGTATCAAATACTTTATGGAATTATATGTGCTTAAAAGCATACTACATACTTCTAAAATTAGTAAAGATGAATTATTGGATTATTTATCTACGGTTAAAAAACGAGTCGCTGGCGTGAAACCTCTAATAGAAGGTGATATAAAGACCATACATTTTTGCTTGAAAAAAATAAGAGAGAAATGCGGCAGTATTCCTGGAATATCAGATGACGAACGGGTACAAATTGTAAAGGCGATGGGTCTATCAAAGGGTCATTGGTTTAAGTGCCCAAAAGGACACGTATATGCGATAGGTGACTGCGGCGGTGCCACGACGGAAGGCAAGTGTCCAGAATGCGGATCGAATATTGGAGGAACAAATTATCAACTCCGAGAAGGCAACATACTAGCCCGTGAAATGGATGGCGCTTCTTACGCTGCTTGGTCAGAACAAACAAATTTAGCAAATTATGGATTTAacgacatattttaa